The Tolypothrix sp. PCC 7712 region ATATCAGAACGAGATAAAGCCGAGTTAGAAAACTTAGCGCTGGAATTTGGGATGAAGTGGGGCGATCGCCCAAATATCTCTAAACTAATAGAAGCGATCGCTCGTCATCATTTAATTATTGGTAAAAATTACGACTGGTCAGAATCGCGCCTCCGTGCTGTTCACCGAGCAATGCTTGCATTAGCTGATGTTGGGCAAAATGAGCAAGCGCAACTAATAGCACAATTATTACTTGAGCGTAGCGAACTATCTATACCTCTGCGTAGCGAAATCGAAAACTTTTTAGGAAATTTACCACCAGCTTGGCGTTTAGAAATAGACCGTTACATTTTACGAGAGCAACCCTTTCAACTGAGTTATCAAGATGCGAGACAGCATATCTGGAATTTTACTGTCCGTTACGCCAAAGTTACGCCCCACGAAAAGCGTCAATATCTTGATTGCTGGTGTGAAGAGACTGAGGGTAACTTGGATGTAAAAGACTTACAGCATAATTGGAGTTTACGTTTAGACAGGATTCAAGATGCTGCTGTTTCACCGATTGTTGGTGAGTGGCGACGTTCTGGGTTAGCAGAGATAGAGGTAGAAATGCATCTTTTAGCTGGTTTAGCCTTCGCTTATCAAGCCAAACTCGAAGACAAAATCAATGAATGGCTACCAGATACAGCAAAAGTCAAACGTGTTGTTAGGCGTGTTTCTAATACTTTTTGGTTCATTCGGGAAGTCATGCAATATGCACCAGATTGTGTAATTGTTGCGCCAGAAAATGTGCGATCGCTGAT contains the following coding sequences:
- a CDS encoding helix-turn-helix transcriptional regulator, coding for MSRKGQSITLSISERDKAELENLALEFGMKWGDRPNISKLIEAIARHHLIIGKNYDWSESRLRAVHRAMLALADVGQNEQAQLIAQLLLERSELSIPLRSEIENFLGNLPPAWRLEIDRYILREQPFQLSYQDARQHIWNFTVRYAKVTPHEKRQYLDCWCEETEGNLDVKDLQHNWSLRLDRIQDAAVSPIVGEWRRSGLAEIEVEMHLLAGLAFAYQAKLEDKINEWLPDTAKVKRVVRRVSNTFWFIREVMQYAPDCVIVAPENVRSLIQNKIKTLYQNYGLDASS